One Desulfobulbus propionicus DSM 2032 DNA segment encodes these proteins:
- a CDS encoding DUF2162 family putative transporter, with amino-acid sequence MLYKSLILGVLFSIGIFAGKSGIGLAYLLGRTPSWRGKALRLLGFALLYALVFALAAWGLRLLDPLAHLGTIQRFLQSGMQAHLLMAGVMIAWGLALLRKPHQHGSASRGWLLLTLPCPVCATVIVFSLAFGLSLFPDHFSQVAGGLYLAFLVISLMVMGLMLGLGKMTAQSAETLLGGAMVLLGTYFLLSMAILPQFTDVDAIYRMAHHQVPGQQQDLRALLPLVVLTLSTFLAGFGRTHQKIRSSH; translated from the coding sequence ATGCTCTACAAATCGCTGATTCTAGGTGTGCTCTTCAGTATCGGTATCTTTGCCGGCAAAAGCGGCATTGGCCTGGCCTATCTGCTTGGGCGCACGCCATCCTGGCGAGGCAAGGCCCTGCGTCTGCTTGGTTTTGCCCTGCTCTACGCCCTGGTGTTCGCATTGGCGGCCTGGGGCCTGCGCCTCCTTGATCCCCTGGCGCACCTGGGGACTATCCAGCGTTTCCTGCAGTCCGGAATGCAGGCGCACCTATTGATGGCCGGGGTGATGATTGCCTGGGGGCTGGCCTTGCTGCGCAAACCCCATCAGCACGGCAGCGCCAGTCGCGGCTGGCTGCTTTTGACCCTGCCCTGTCCGGTCTGCGCCACGGTGATCGTCTTCAGCCTCGCCTTTGGCCTGTCACTCTTTCCCGACCACTTTTCCCAGGTGGCCGGCGGTCTCTACCTGGCCTTTCTTGTTATCAGCCTGATGGTGATGGGCTTGATGCTGGGGTTGGGTAAAATGACCGCGCAGTCTGCGGAAACCCTGCTCGGCGGGGCCATGGTGCTGCTCGGTACCTACTTCCTGCTCTCCATGGCCATCCTCCCCCAATTCACCGATGTCGATGCGATCTACCGCATGGCCCATCACCAGGTTCCCGGTCAACAGCAGGATCTGCGTGCCCTGCTGCCGCTGGTAGTCCTCACTTTATCAACCTTTCTGGCCGGTTTTGGCCGTACCCACCAAAAAATACGGAGTTCGCACTAA
- the exbB gene encoding TonB-system energizer ExbB produces MEYLHNLIDYGILGLLLFMSVVALALAMERWLVYRAVRVEQYADRKVLELHLSHKLHLIATIGANAPYIGLLGTVLGIMLTFYDIGAAGFDTTKIMTGLALALKATALGLLVAIPAVTLYNLLLRRCKVLLMQWDICHGRKGV; encoded by the coding sequence ATGGAATATCTTCACAATTTGATTGATTATGGGATTCTTGGATTGCTGCTCTTCATGAGTGTGGTAGCCCTGGCCCTGGCGATGGAACGCTGGCTGGTGTATCGCGCAGTGCGTGTCGAGCAGTACGCGGATCGGAAGGTGCTGGAGTTGCACCTCTCCCATAAGTTGCACCTGATTGCCACCATCGGCGCCAACGCCCCCTATATCGGCCTGCTGGGCACGGTACTGGGCATCATGCTCACCTTTTACGACATCGGCGCGGCTGGTTTCGACACCACCAAAATCATGACCGGCCTAGCCCTGGCGCTGAAAGCCACGGCTTTGGGACTGCTGGTGGCCATCCCAGCGGTCACTCTCTACAACCTGCTGCTGCGCCGCTGCAAGGTGCTGCTGATGCAATGGGATATCTGCCATGGACGAAAAGGAGTTTGA
- a CDS encoding cobaltochelatase subunit CobN, with translation MNRLCLLVLLLLGWVQSAPAMPTAKVAILEIDINGYQLQQAIGALELPPAIETRFFTLEDLEHDPRAKDFVRESSVVLVNVMANQLASYMIDQQLLTGRAVYGLNQASNPEELTKKGFVFDREIMAYYRHMSLANMVNLVRLAAHRHIDQAISYQPVEILPEICLHHPDAPRTFTTVADYLAWDRQRPGYQADRPRVAILEYNNSLKVGQVEAVDKLIRRLEAGGLAVLPCFGSLQQTLTQYLQPIDGKPPVDLVLAFTLKFASALNEEVRIALERLNVPLFNVISTYAETVDEWRQSPVGISPMASAWAVATPEFSGAIEPTVLLGKQQLVDPLSGRKLYVSETVDEAIDFLIPRLHNWAALQRMANPDKKVAILYYNHSQGKQNIAAAYLNVFRSLQTILARMQAEGYRIDKPERLNEEQIQQLVLASGRNIGSWAPGELDNLLASGGVEQVSIEEYTTWFERLPGAFKKPVIAQWGQPKDCAIMTRDGKLVFPMVKLGNVVLLPEPARGWSDDPMKLYHDTTLYPHHQYIAAYLWLKEKFHADAMIHLGTHATYEWLPGKQAGLAPSDPPEIMVGTIPNIYPYIVDDVGEGVQAKRRGRGVIVDHLTPPMKEADLHHEYKQLGDLFKQYETARTVGSETVPEYRNKIGQLVEKMGIAKDLRLTTMDEAAMEKIHLYLHEIDDNSLPFGLHTFGKAYAEDATASTIELIQKQNPQADDDKIRKDLEGSPLREMNNLIRGLNGEYVPPGEGNDPLRNLAAIPTGKNFYGFSPAKVPSKAAWAVGKRAAEEMIRAKQEKEGHYPEKVGVVLWATETTRNEGVHEATILWLMGVEPVWDASDRVTGSRVVPGRELGRPRIDVLINPSGLYRDMYPEKLLFLDEAVQQALAQTDIENFLARNQVTIKKALLAKGMSEQEADEQSRFRIFTEAVGSYGNGVEEMAGASGLWDSDESISNIYLNRVQFAVGRGKWAVPVKETFTENLRGVDTAVHSRSSNVIGIIDTDDFFMYLGGMSLAVKNVRGQAPDTLVTMHRKKDELGVEDVAKTIGMEMRTRYLNPQWIEGMKRENYGGARQMADFAENLWGWQVTVRDAVGADKWQQIFEVYVEDKYGQGLAEFFDKHNPWAYQSMTARMLEAVRKGYWQADEQVTKKLAAEYATNVIQRGVACCDHTCNNPMLNQMVVNLISMPGVLSPQMVEQFKLAIEQMAKKSLEQQTAERAELITRLNEVPAGEQKQQATEPPPQQQPEQTKSNQEMQQPEPVPEKEAKATEDGKAPENVQGYKMEEIKTKDESTELSSSGIQWAASLFVLVVLALFVWGSRRRW, from the coding sequence ATGAACCGCCTTTGTCTGCTCGTGCTGCTCCTGCTCGGTTGGGTGCAGTCGGCCCCGGCAATGCCCACCGCCAAGGTGGCTATCCTCGAAATCGATATCAACGGCTATCAGTTGCAGCAGGCTATTGGAGCCCTTGAACTGCCGCCCGCCATCGAAACCCGATTCTTCACCCTGGAGGACCTGGAGCACGATCCTCGTGCCAAGGACTTTGTGCGCGAATCCTCGGTGGTCTTGGTCAACGTCATGGCCAACCAACTGGCCAGCTACATGATCGATCAACAACTGCTGACCGGCCGCGCGGTCTATGGCCTCAACCAGGCCAGCAACCCCGAAGAACTCACCAAGAAAGGTTTTGTGTTTGACCGCGAAATCATGGCCTATTACCGCCACATGAGCCTGGCCAATATGGTCAACCTGGTACGACTGGCCGCACACCGCCACATCGACCAGGCCATCAGCTATCAACCGGTCGAGATCCTGCCCGAAATCTGCCTCCATCATCCCGATGCACCGCGCACCTTCACCACGGTTGCTGACTACCTCGCCTGGGACCGGCAGCGGCCGGGATACCAGGCCGACCGGCCCCGGGTGGCCATCCTCGAATACAACAACAGCCTCAAGGTGGGCCAGGTGGAGGCGGTGGACAAACTCATCCGCCGCCTGGAGGCTGGTGGCCTTGCCGTACTGCCCTGCTTCGGGTCGCTGCAGCAAACCCTGACCCAATACCTCCAGCCCATTGACGGCAAGCCGCCGGTGGATCTGGTGCTGGCCTTTACCCTCAAGTTCGCCTCAGCTCTCAACGAGGAGGTTCGGATTGCCCTGGAGCGGCTGAATGTACCACTGTTCAACGTCATCTCCACCTATGCCGAGACCGTGGATGAGTGGCGGCAGAGCCCTGTGGGGATCAGTCCGATGGCCTCTGCCTGGGCCGTGGCTACGCCCGAGTTTTCCGGCGCCATTGAGCCGACGGTGCTGCTGGGCAAGCAGCAACTGGTCGATCCGCTCAGTGGCCGCAAGCTCTATGTGAGCGAGACCGTGGATGAAGCGATCGATTTTCTCATCCCCCGGCTGCACAACTGGGCCGCCCTGCAACGCATGGCCAACCCCGACAAAAAGGTGGCTATCCTCTACTACAACCACAGTCAAGGTAAGCAGAACATCGCCGCCGCCTACCTCAACGTCTTCCGCAGCCTGCAAACCATCCTTGCCCGCATGCAGGCCGAGGGCTACCGCATCGACAAGCCCGAACGACTGAACGAGGAACAGATTCAACAACTGGTGCTGGCCAGCGGCCGCAACATCGGCTCCTGGGCGCCGGGCGAACTCGACAACCTGCTGGCCTCCGGCGGGGTGGAGCAGGTGAGCATCGAGGAGTACACCACCTGGTTTGAACGGTTGCCCGGAGCCTTCAAAAAACCGGTGATCGCCCAATGGGGCCAGCCCAAGGACTGCGCCATCATGACCAGAGACGGAAAGCTGGTCTTCCCCATGGTCAAGCTGGGCAACGTGGTGCTGCTGCCGGAACCGGCGCGCGGTTGGTCCGATGATCCGATGAAGCTCTACCACGATACCACCCTCTACCCGCACCACCAGTACATTGCCGCCTATTTGTGGCTCAAGGAAAAATTCCACGCCGACGCCATGATCCACCTCGGCACCCATGCCACCTACGAATGGCTGCCGGGCAAGCAAGCCGGGCTGGCGCCCTCGGACCCGCCGGAGATCATGGTCGGTACCATCCCTAACATCTACCCCTACATCGTTGACGATGTCGGCGAGGGGGTGCAGGCCAAGCGGCGCGGCCGGGGGGTAATCGTCGACCACCTCACCCCGCCGATGAAGGAGGCCGACCTGCACCATGAATACAAGCAGCTGGGTGATCTCTTCAAGCAGTATGAGACGGCCCGCACCGTTGGCAGCGAAACCGTGCCTGAGTATCGGAACAAGATCGGCCAACTGGTGGAGAAGATGGGCATTGCCAAGGATCTGCGCCTGACCACCATGGATGAGGCAGCCATGGAAAAAATCCATCTCTACCTCCACGAGATCGACGACAACTCGCTGCCCTTTGGCCTGCACACCTTTGGCAAGGCCTACGCCGAGGATGCCACCGCCTCGACCATTGAGCTCATTCAAAAGCAAAATCCCCAGGCCGATGACGACAAGATTCGCAAGGACCTGGAGGGCTCGCCCCTGCGGGAGATGAACAACCTCATCCGCGGCTTGAACGGCGAATATGTGCCGCCGGGCGAGGGCAACGATCCGCTGCGCAACCTGGCCGCCATCCCCACGGGCAAGAACTTTTACGGATTTTCCCCGGCCAAGGTGCCATCCAAGGCGGCCTGGGCCGTGGGCAAACGTGCTGCCGAGGAGATGATCCGCGCCAAACAGGAGAAGGAGGGCCACTATCCGGAAAAGGTGGGCGTGGTGCTCTGGGCCACCGAGACCACTCGCAACGAGGGGGTGCATGAGGCGACCATCCTCTGGTTGATGGGGGTGGAGCCGGTTTGGGATGCAAGCGACCGGGTCACCGGCAGTCGGGTGGTGCCCGGCCGGGAACTGGGACGGCCGCGCATCGACGTGCTGATCAATCCCTCCGGCTTGTATCGCGACATGTATCCGGAAAAGCTGTTGTTCCTCGACGAGGCGGTGCAGCAGGCCCTGGCCCAGACCGATATTGAAAACTTCCTCGCCCGCAACCAGGTGACGATCAAAAAAGCCCTGCTGGCCAAGGGCATGAGTGAGCAGGAGGCCGATGAGCAGTCGCGCTTTCGCATCTTCACCGAAGCGGTCGGTTCCTATGGCAACGGGGTCGAGGAGATGGCCGGCGCCTCCGGGCTCTGGGATTCGGATGAGTCGATAAGCAACATCTACCTCAACCGGGTGCAGTTCGCCGTCGGCCGGGGCAAGTGGGCCGTGCCGGTGAAGGAGACCTTCACCGAGAACCTGCGCGGTGTGGACACCGCTGTGCATTCTCGTTCCAGCAATGTCATCGGCATCATCGATACCGACGATTTCTTCATGTACCTGGGCGGCATGTCGCTGGCGGTGAAGAATGTGCGCGGTCAGGCCCCGGACACCCTGGTCACCATGCACCGCAAGAAGGATGAGCTGGGAGTGGAGGACGTGGCCAAGACCATCGGCATGGAGATGCGCACCCGCTACCTCAACCCCCAGTGGATCGAGGGCATGAAGCGCGAGAATTACGGCGGCGCTCGGCAGATGGCCGACTTTGCCGAAAATCTCTGGGGCTGGCAGGTAACGGTGCGTGACGCGGTCGGCGCCGACAAGTGGCAGCAGATTTTCGAGGTCTACGTGGAGGATAAGTACGGCCAGGGCTTGGCCGAATTTTTCGATAAGCACAACCCCTGGGCCTACCAGTCGATGACCGCACGTATGCTGGAGGCGGTGCGAAAGGGCTACTGGCAGGCGGACGAACAGGTGACCAAAAAACTGGCCGCCGAGTATGCCACCAACGTCATCCAGCGCGGCGTGGCCTGCTGCGATCATACCTGCAACAACCCCATGCTCAACCAGATGGTGGTCAACCTCATCTCCATGCCCGGCGTGCTCAGCCCGCAGATGGTGGAACAGTTCAAACTGGCCATCGAGCAGATGGCCAAGAAAAGTTTAGAGCAGCAGACCGCCGAACGGGCGGAACTGATCACCAGATTGAACGAGGTTCCGGCCGGGGAGCAAAAGCAGCAGGCGACCGAACCGCCACCGCAGCAACAGCCTGAGCAGACGAAGTCCAACCAGGAGATGCAACAACCCGAGCCGGTGCCGGAGAAGGAGGCCAAGGCGACCGAAGACGGCAAGGCCCCGGAAAACGTCCAGGGCTACAAGATGGAGGAGATTAAAACCAAGGATGAATCCACCGAGCTGAGTTCCTCGGGTATCCAATGGGCGGCGAGTCTGTTTGTGCTGGTGGTGCTGGCGCTGTTTGTGTGGGGCTCGCGGCGGAGATGGTGA
- a CDS encoding adenosylcobinamide amidohydrolase → MRPLALFTHVLLVLLLCAVAVCDTQAGQYPHAFKDSLGREVSLTSPPQRVVCLLSSVTDLLFELDRTEFLVGLSRQDLLNHSALRVPSMGSFFQPDLAAISNAKPDLIIASTSQQAMLQPWLDDPQQHTKVLFFREGSLEEGFARMAQIGTLVEREQQAQAIINRNREQIGLVQARLKQMPPEQRKRVARVVAGNDGISCPGDDSFQNEMIAAAGGIAPQWAKNGGFVEVDVTSWQAFNPQMIYGCDRNMEAVHKMLAQEGWKEVEAVRNRAITQLPCSIACQVTPHVGAAVQWLAASFYPELMADVAKAVSNNTVQGERPLNLDLPYVASAKVVNHRVNDADFKSLVLRFTTPQTVLSTTEGNAQAVQAVGNTSVPMHASLGHMAFGVEQVRKDVAANLGYTPATYTGMMTGADMDNLSMQVRREGDLEAVALVTAGTRGNAQRMSKDVGYAHASGTINILLLTNRTLASEAMARVIITATEAKTAALLDLDIRSTALPWPYPATGTGTDSMIVVQGEGPLVRYTGGHAKIGELIAKAVHAGVTEALIGQNGIKAGRNVLQRLDERKLSLERLVQLYPSTLPPQELERRLERALEEPAIAGFIETALAISDASGSGQIANLTAFERMCSAMSEQLTGTTTLVPATINTPDLLPPVMARVFGLLVAGLSTGPTTSKESQP, encoded by the coding sequence ATGCGCCCCCTTGCTTTGTTCACCCATGTCCTGCTTGTGCTGCTGTTGTGTGCAGTTGCGGTCTGCGACACCCAGGCTGGCCAATATCCGCATGCCTTCAAGGATAGCCTCGGCCGCGAGGTATCCCTGACCAGCCCGCCGCAGCGAGTGGTCTGCCTGCTCAGCTCGGTGACCGATCTGCTCTTTGAGCTGGATCGCACTGAGTTCCTGGTGGGGTTGAGCCGCCAGGACTTGCTCAATCACAGCGCCTTGCGGGTACCGAGCATGGGCAGCTTTTTCCAGCCCGATCTGGCAGCGATCTCGAACGCCAAACCGGATCTGATCATTGCCTCCACCTCGCAGCAGGCCATGCTGCAGCCGTGGTTGGATGATCCGCAGCAGCACACCAAGGTGCTCTTTTTCCGGGAAGGCTCGCTTGAGGAAGGCTTTGCCCGCATGGCCCAGATCGGTACCCTGGTGGAACGCGAACAACAGGCGCAGGCCATCATCAATCGCAACCGCGAGCAGATCGGGCTGGTGCAGGCCCGTCTCAAACAGATGCCGCCGGAGCAGCGCAAACGGGTGGCTCGGGTGGTGGCCGGAAATGATGGTATCTCATGCCCCGGCGATGATTCCTTCCAAAACGAGATGATCGCCGCTGCCGGTGGCATCGCGCCGCAATGGGCCAAGAACGGTGGTTTTGTGGAGGTGGATGTAACCAGCTGGCAGGCCTTTAACCCGCAAATGATTTACGGCTGCGATCGCAACATGGAGGCGGTCCACAAGATGCTTGCCCAAGAAGGGTGGAAAGAGGTCGAAGCGGTGCGCAACCGGGCCATCACCCAGCTGCCCTGCTCCATCGCCTGCCAGGTGACGCCCCATGTGGGGGCCGCAGTGCAGTGGCTGGCAGCCTCCTTCTATCCGGAACTGATGGCCGATGTCGCCAAGGCGGTCAGCAACAATACGGTGCAAGGCGAGCGGCCACTCAACCTTGATCTGCCCTATGTGGCCTCCGCCAAAGTGGTCAATCACCGGGTCAACGATGCCGACTTCAAATCCCTGGTGCTCCGCTTCACCACCCCCCAGACGGTACTCTCCACCACCGAAGGCAATGCGCAGGCCGTGCAGGCGGTGGGCAATACCTCCGTGCCCATGCATGCCAGCCTTGGCCACATGGCCTTTGGTGTCGAGCAGGTACGCAAGGATGTGGCCGCCAACCTCGGCTATACGCCGGCCACCTACACCGGCATGATGACCGGCGCCGACATGGACAACCTCTCAATGCAGGTGCGGCGCGAGGGTGATCTGGAGGCCGTAGCCCTGGTGACCGCCGGAACGCGCGGTAACGCTCAACGGATGTCAAAGGATGTTGGCTATGCCCACGCCTCGGGCACCATCAACATCCTCCTGCTCACCAACCGCACACTCGCATCCGAGGCCATGGCCCGGGTCATCATCACCGCCACCGAGGCCAAGACCGCCGCTCTCTTGGATCTCGATATCCGCAGCACCGCACTGCCCTGGCCCTACCCGGCCACCGGCACCGGTACGGACTCGATGATCGTGGTCCAGGGTGAAGGCCCCTTGGTCCGTTACACCGGCGGCCACGCCAAGATCGGCGAGTTGATCGCCAAGGCGGTCCACGCCGGGGTGACCGAGGCTCTCATCGGCCAAAACGGCATCAAGGCCGGACGAAACGTCTTGCAACGACTCGATGAACGCAAACTGAGTTTGGAGCGACTGGTGCAACTCTACCCCTCCACCCTGCCGCCCCAGGAACTGGAACGCAGGCTGGAGCGAGCCCTGGAGGAGCCGGCCATTGCCGGCTTCATCGAAACCGCCCTGGCCATCAGCGATGCGTCTGGCAGCGGCCAGATTGCCAATTTGACCGCCTTTGAGCGGATGTGTTCCGCCATGAGCGAGCAGCTGACCGGCACCACCACCCTTGTCCCGGCAACTATCAACACCCCGGATCTCCTGCCACCGGTCATGGCCAGGGTCTTTGGCCTGCTGGTGGCCGGGTTGAGCACAGGTCCTACCACTTCCAAGGAGTCCCAACCATGA
- a CDS encoding MotA/TolQ/ExbB proton channel family protein — MDIGALLQTFIYLVSSSLLYPVLLALSLLVLVVIVQAGGFFAEWLERARLKPCPSQNLPRLLQTGQAQGMISHRVNHYLKILTEIRDQPGNHGIAVENLLQSTTLELWKSMDRLRILVRTGPSLGLLGTLIPMGTGLASLGQGDMTKLSSDLVIAFTTTVVGMAVGTVAFCFYTLRRRWLEEDIKNMELATELLLNGPVEH, encoded by the coding sequence ATGGATATCGGCGCCCTGCTGCAAACCTTCATCTACCTGGTTTCCTCCTCCCTGCTCTACCCGGTATTGCTGGCACTCAGCCTGCTGGTGCTGGTGGTCATCGTCCAGGCCGGTGGTTTCTTTGCCGAGTGGCTGGAACGGGCACGGCTCAAACCCTGCCCTTCCCAGAACCTGCCCCGGCTCTTGCAAACCGGCCAGGCCCAGGGGATGATCTCGCACCGGGTCAACCACTACTTAAAGATCCTCACCGAGATCCGCGACCAGCCGGGAAATCATGGTATCGCCGTGGAAAACCTGCTGCAATCCACCACCCTGGAGTTGTGGAAATCCATGGACCGGCTGCGCATCCTGGTGCGCACCGGCCCGTCGCTTGGCCTACTCGGCACCCTCATCCCCATGGGCACCGGCCTGGCCTCCCTGGGTCAGGGCGACATGACCAAGCTCAGTTCAGATCTGGTCATCGCCTTCACCACCACCGTGGTCGGCATGGCGGTGGGTACGGTGGCCTTCTGTTTCTACACCCTGCGCCGCCGTTGGCTGGAAGAGGATATCAAAAACATGGAACTGGCCACCGAACTGCTGCTCAATGGGCCGGTGGAGCACTGA
- a CDS encoding DUF4019 domain-containing protein encodes MQRCFAVLIAFLFVVFTSPQASAVAATTEDAAITASSWLTLVDGGYYVQSWQTASRFFRSAIAEATWAASLQAARSPLGSLVRREQRASQLATSLPGAPDGEYCILSFATELTNKKTAVETLTMMREADGQWRVAGYFIK; translated from the coding sequence ATGCAACGATGTTTCGCTGTTCTGATCGCTTTCCTGTTCGTTGTTTTTACATCCCCCCAGGCATCTGCGGTGGCCGCCACGACTGAAGACGCCGCCATTACTGCCAGCAGCTGGCTCACGCTCGTCGATGGTGGCTATTACGTGCAGAGTTGGCAAACTGCCTCCCGATTTTTTCGTTCTGCCATTGCCGAGGCCACCTGGGCCGCCTCCCTGCAAGCAGCACGTTCGCCCTTGGGCAGCCTGGTCCGCCGCGAACAACGCGCAAGCCAACTGGCGACCAGCCTACCCGGCGCACCTGACGGCGAGTATTGCATCCTCAGTTTTGCCACCGAATTGACCAACAAAAAAACCGCCGTCGAAACCCTGACCATGATGCGTGAAGCAGACGGTCAATGGCGGGTTGCCGGCTACTTCATCAAGTAG
- a CDS encoding ExbD/TolR family protein has product MDEKEFDYLNVIPLVDVMLVLLTIVLTTSTFIATGGIKVELPKAEASEELAAIHPRTLVVNKEGKLWVDSMEIPLEGLEATLADADRLTPIILRADKDIPLQLFVDVYEALKRLGFTTLSLQTEQQL; this is encoded by the coding sequence ATGGACGAAAAGGAGTTTGATTATCTCAATGTCATCCCGTTGGTGGATGTAATGCTGGTGCTGCTAACCATCGTCCTCACCACCTCCACCTTTATCGCCACCGGCGGCATTAAGGTCGAACTGCCCAAGGCCGAGGCCAGCGAAGAACTGGCCGCGATCCATCCGCGCACCCTTGTCGTCAACAAGGAGGGCAAGCTCTGGGTTGACTCGATGGAAATACCTTTAGAGGGATTAGAAGCCACTCTGGCCGATGCGGATCGGCTCACTCCAATCATTCTCCGTGCAGATAAGGATATTCCCCTCCAGTTATTTGTCGATGTGTATGAGGCACTCAAACGTCTTGGTTTTACAACCTTAAGTTTGCAAACCGAACAGCAGCTATGA
- a CDS encoding DUF2149 domain-containing protein has product MHYFRPRRTSKSRKGFSDPAFRDDDPMTGVANLFDIGLVFIVGLLLTLFNAYRLQDLFDSKSEMTIMKQQASGEMEIIVKKGTEIKASRVTQEAAQGKGNRLGVAYRLEDGSMVYVPDTSQPALTNPGVKP; this is encoded by the coding sequence ATGCACTACTTCCGCCCGCGCAGAACGAGCAAATCCCGCAAGGGTTTCAGCGACCCGGCCTTCCGTGACGACGATCCCATGACCGGAGTGGCCAACCTCTTTGACATTGGCCTGGTGTTCATTGTCGGCCTGCTACTGACCCTGTTCAACGCCTACCGGCTCCAGGATCTGTTCGACAGCAAATCGGAGATGACCATCATGAAACAGCAGGCCTCGGGCGAGATGGAGATCATCGTCAAGAAAGGCACCGAAATCAAGGCCTCGCGTGTCACCCAAGAGGCGGCCCAGGGCAAGGGGAACCGGCTTGGTGTGGCGTATCGGCTGGAAGACGGTTCCATGGTCTATGTGCCGGATACCTCCCAACCTGCCCTAACCAACCCAGGAGTGAAACCATGA